The Lactiplantibacillus brownii DNA segment CTGATACTTATACTGTTAAGGCCGGCGATACTGTTTCAGCAATTGCCCAAGCTCACAACACTTCAGTTTCAGCCATTGAAAAGGCAAACAAGTTAGCTAATGTTAACTTAATCTTCATTGGTGATAAGCTTGAAGTCAATAGTACTACTACAACAACCACGACTTCTGCTGCTACAAGTGCTGCACCACAATCAGCAACTAGCCAAGCTACTTCTTCAGCTGCTTCAACAACCTCAACGACTTCAACACAGACGACTCAACAAACGACCACGACACAATCATCAGCTCAGACTAGTCAAACTCAAGCTCAACCGAGCCAAGCTAGCCAGACCCAATCAAGTCAAACACAAACTAGCAAACCTGCTGCTCAGACGACTCAAACGTCTAGTTCAACATCAAACTATAGCAACAATGGTTCTGATAGTGCTGCTAAGGCTTGGATTGCTGGTAAAGAATCTGGTGGTTCATATTCTGCTCGTAACGGTCAATACATCGGTAAGTACCAATTAAGTGCTTCATACTTAAACGGTGACTACTCCGCTGCCAACCAAGAACGTGTTGCTAACAGTTATGTTGCTTCACGTTATGGTTCATGGAGCAACGCCAAGAGTTACTGGCTTGCTAATGGCTGGTACTAAAAAGCCACTTTAAATTAATAAATAAATGCAAAGATTGCGGATCATTTCTGATTCGCAATCTTTTTTTCTACTATTAAGTCCGTGCTGAAGCACGTGTGTCCCCCCACCAATACCCATTACAAAGTTACTCAGTTGCTAAGTGACTTTATAATAGGCCTTAGAGCATGCTGACAACCCGTTATTTAGATATGCGATATGCTTATTCTAGCAACCGCTTTAAGACGGACACGATCCAGACCTGCTAGTTGTCTCCCCCAATCGACGACCCACTCTCCCAACCAAAATACCGCATGTTTTTATTTAACAATTCACCAACCTTAACGGAGAAAATCCAACTAATTTCCTGACTAAGTACAGTCCCGAACCCCCGACAGTTTGACGACTAGT contains these protein-coding regions:
- the apf gene encoding aggregation-promoting factor; protein product: MKIKNLVLSSTAALALFAISTTVANADTYTVKAGDTVSAIAQAHNTSVSAIEKANKLANVNLIFIGDKLEVNSTTTTTTTSAATSAAPQSATSQATSSAASTTSTTSTQTTQQTTTTQSSAQTSQTQAQPSQASQTQSSQTQTSKPAAQTTQTSSSTSNYSNNGSDSAAKAWIAGKESGGSYSARNGQYIGKYQLSASYLNGDYSAANQERVANSYVASRYGSWSNAKSYWLANGWY